A region from the Methylocella sp. genome encodes:
- the lysA gene encoding diaminopimelate decarboxylase has translation MHHFVMKNGVMHAEDVDLSRLAAEVGTPFYCYSSATLTRHYQVFKAAFGDLDNLVCYAVKANSNQAVLTTLARLDAGMDVVSGGELRRALAAGASADKITFSGIGKTEAEMAFALDAGILCFNVESEPELHALSALASAKGRLAPIALRINPDVDAKTHAKISTGKAENKFGIPISHARAAFAEAARLPGLKVTGVDIHIGSQITDLAPFDRAFELTADFVRALRADGHDIDHLDAGGGLGIPYRETEDPDSYHPDRYAKIVRARLGNLGCRLIFEPGRLIVGNAGILVTRVIYVKRGEAKTFVIVDAAMNDLIRPTLYDAHHDIKFIQTPPPQAPQITADIVGPVCETGDYLALARQMAEPRPGDLLAVMSAGAYGAVQAGTYNSRLLAPEILVRGPEYAVVRPRKTYEDLIGLDAIPAWLR, from the coding sequence ATGCACCATTTTGTGATGAAGAACGGCGTCATGCACGCCGAAGATGTCGACCTTTCCCGCCTCGCAGCCGAGGTCGGAACCCCATTCTACTGCTATTCCAGCGCCACCTTGACCCGCCATTACCAAGTGTTCAAGGCGGCGTTCGGCGATCTCGACAATCTCGTTTGCTACGCCGTGAAAGCCAATTCGAACCAGGCCGTTCTCACGACCCTGGCGCGGCTTGACGCGGGCATGGATGTCGTATCCGGAGGCGAATTGCGGCGCGCGCTCGCAGCCGGGGCCTCCGCAGACAAAATCACCTTTTCCGGCATAGGCAAGACCGAAGCCGAGATGGCCTTTGCGCTGGATGCCGGCATTCTTTGCTTCAACGTCGAATCGGAGCCGGAACTGCATGCCTTGTCGGCGCTGGCCAGTGCCAAAGGCCGCTTGGCGCCGATCGCGCTTCGGATCAATCCCGACGTCGACGCCAAAACCCATGCGAAAATCTCGACCGGCAAGGCCGAGAACAAGTTCGGCATTCCAATCAGCCACGCCCGCGCGGCGTTTGCGGAAGCCGCTCGCCTGCCGGGACTCAAAGTCACTGGCGTCGACATTCATATTGGCTCGCAGATCACCGATCTCGCCCCATTTGACCGCGCCTTCGAACTCACCGCCGATTTCGTGCGGGCGTTGCGCGCGGACGGACACGACATCGACCATCTCGATGCGGGCGGCGGCCTTGGCATTCCCTACCGCGAAACGGAAGATCCGGACAGCTATCACCCCGACCGCTATGCCAAAATCGTCAGGGCCCGGCTTGGCAACCTGGGCTGCCGGCTGATTTTCGAGCCGGGCCGGCTCATCGTCGGCAACGCCGGGATTCTGGTGACGCGCGTAATTTACGTGAAGCGGGGCGAGGCCAAAACTTTCGTGATCGTCGACGCCGCCATGAACGATTTGATACGGCCGACGCTTTACGACGCCCATCACGACATCAAATTTATCCAAACGCCGCCGCCGCAGGCGCCGCAAATCACCGCCGATATCGTTGGGCCGGTGTGCGAAACCGGCGATTATCTGGCGCTGGCCCGACAAATGGCCGAGCCTCGGCCCGGCGATCTTCTGGCGGTGATGTCGGCTGGCGCCTATGGCGCGGTGCAGGCCGGCACGTATAATTCGAGGTTGCTCGCCCCCGAAATTCTCGTCCGGGGCCCGGAATACGCGGTCGTGCGCCCGCGCAAAACCTACGAGGATTTGATCGGCCTCGACGCAATTCCGGCTTGGTTGCGCTAG
- a CDS encoding TIGR02302 family protein: MPIALPEIGLLRLGRSSTPSGQNSSREPRDAALQPAETARNPRLERLISQARAVLLFERMWRLLAPALVVIGFFLCVSWTGLWLEAPHWTRILGVGALALGLIYSLLPLRRFSLPTRADALARIDRVSGLRQRPAAVLEDRLGNPGDDPATRALWNLHRRRAEQSIALLRAGAPSPRLVDLDRYAFRAIVLVGLVATAFIAGPEKYARVAAAFDWPFAGLGRQEQRVDAWIDPPAYTGRAPIVLGLHGANSGAPQKIEAPTGSIVIIRTSGGKASFEAEGALEDAAKEKPDGSAAAANKPAAPKTDSDNETRLVLRGNAKLTVGSLGAFEIAATPDTPPMIALTDAPKANARGTLALRYKITDDYGATSAEATFANPATASGRPAKRPLVHAPHAPLLLPPPGDLSGEAETTIDLSDHPWAGARVEMTLIARDDGGNAGKSESLVVTLPQKPFIKPLARALVEQRRNLVLEPDNKGRVATALEALMIAPDAFGVSAGVYLGLKAASERLSSAAKDSDLVEVADYLWAMALRIENGDLSETERDLRAAQQKLREALQRNAPPDEIKKLSDDLRAVMDKFLREFAEKQQENMGQSDPGAEKGNSRSVSPKDLQAMLDKMQDMARSGDTTDAQKMLDQLQNILENLKMARPRKVDPRAREMAHAINELGQMSQEQQDLRDETHQSADAGKRQQRGQMGQQEDPSLGDSPDDEDQDQDQDSRAGDASPKGQDQANQANLQKRQQALRDRLDKLQKRLDQAGQGEPGLDDAKKAMGEAEKALEQGSRGNDQAVDAQGRAIDAMREGAQKLAESMQGKGQGEPSDQEGEGEGQGEGDGGQGAKGQFGEGGADPLGRPTGGDRGFNPSARYDPLGVPAAQRAQRVLEELRRRLGEPSRSRDEIDYLERLLRRY, from the coding sequence ATGCCGATCGCGCTTCCGGAGATCGGTTTGCTGAGACTGGGTCGCTCCTCAACGCCTTCAGGGCAAAACTCCTCCCGCGAACCCCGCGACGCGGCGCTTCAGCCTGCGGAGACGGCCCGAAATCCGCGCCTCGAAAGGCTTATTTCGCAGGCGCGCGCGGTCCTCTTATTCGAGCGGATGTGGCGGCTTTTGGCCCCGGCGCTGGTGGTTATCGGGTTTTTCCTTTGCGTCTCATGGACCGGGCTCTGGCTCGAAGCGCCACATTGGACGCGCATCCTTGGCGTTGGCGCTCTGGCGCTCGGCCTCATCTATAGCCTGCTGCCGCTTCGCCGCTTCTCCCTACCGACGCGCGCCGACGCTCTGGCGAGAATCGATCGCGTCTCGGGTTTGCGCCAGCGCCCGGCGGCGGTGCTCGAAGACCGGCTCGGAAACCCCGGCGACGACCCGGCGACGCGCGCCCTGTGGAACCTGCACCGGCGTCGCGCCGAACAGTCGATCGCCTTGCTCCGCGCTGGCGCCCCCTCGCCGCGCCTCGTCGACCTCGATCGCTACGCCTTCCGCGCCATCGTTCTCGTTGGACTAGTCGCGACGGCTTTCATCGCCGGTCCCGAAAAATACGCCCGCGTCGCGGCGGCTTTCGACTGGCCCTTCGCGGGGCTCGGGCGCCAAGAACAGCGGGTCGACGCCTGGATCGATCCGCCTGCCTACACGGGCCGGGCGCCGATCGTCCTCGGTCTTCATGGCGCAAACTCCGGCGCGCCGCAAAAAATCGAGGCACCGACGGGCTCGATCGTCATCATTCGCACCTCCGGGGGCAAAGCAAGCTTCGAGGCCGAAGGGGCCTTGGAAGATGCCGCCAAAGAAAAGCCGGATGGCTCCGCCGCGGCGGCGAACAAGCCGGCGGCGCCCAAAACCGACAGCGACAACGAAACGCGCCTTGTCCTGCGGGGCAACGCCAAGCTGACGGTCGGCTCTCTTGGCGCATTCGAAATCGCCGCGACCCCCGATACGCCGCCCATGATCGCGTTGACGGACGCGCCGAAAGCCAATGCGCGCGGCACGCTCGCGCTGAGATATAAGATCACCGACGATTACGGCGCGACCAGCGCCGAAGCGACCTTCGCCAATCCGGCGACGGCCAGCGGCAGGCCGGCCAAGCGCCCTCTCGTCCATGCGCCGCACGCGCCGCTCCTGCTGCCGCCGCCGGGCGATCTTTCCGGGGAGGCCGAAACGACCATCGATCTCTCTGACCATCCCTGGGCTGGCGCACGCGTTGAGATGACATTGATCGCCCGCGATGACGGCGGCAATGCGGGCAAAAGCGAATCTTTGGTGGTGACGCTGCCGCAAAAGCCTTTCATCAAGCCGCTCGCCCGCGCGCTCGTCGAGCAAAGACGCAACCTTGTGCTTGAACCAGACAATAAGGGGCGCGTCGCGACCGCGCTCGAAGCTCTGATGATTGCGCCGGATGCGTTCGGCGTCAGCGCCGGCGTCTACCTTGGGTTGAAGGCGGCGTCGGAAAGGCTTTCGTCCGCGGCCAAGGACAGCGATTTGGTCGAAGTCGCCGACTATCTTTGGGCGATGGCTCTTCGGATCGAAAATGGCGATCTATCTGAAACCGAACGCGATCTGCGCGCCGCCCAACAGAAATTGCGAGAAGCCTTGCAGCGCAATGCGCCGCCGGACGAAATCAAGAAGCTCAGCGACGATCTACGCGCGGTGATGGATAAATTCCTGCGCGAGTTCGCTGAAAAGCAGCAGGAAAACATGGGTCAAAGCGACCCCGGCGCAGAAAAAGGGAACAGCCGGTCGGTCAGTCCGAAAGATCTGCAAGCCATGCTCGACAAGATGCAGGACATGGCGCGCTCGGGAGACACGACCGATGCGCAAAAGATGCTCGATCAACTGCAGAATATCCTCGAAAATCTGAAAATGGCGCGGCCGCGCAAAGTCGACCCCAGGGCGCGCGAAATGGCCCACGCCATTAATGAATTGGGCCAGATGAGCCAGGAGCAGCAGGACCTGCGCGACGAGACCCATCAGAGCGCCGACGCCGGCAAGCGCCAGCAACGCGGCCAGATGGGACAGCAAGAAGACCCGAGCCTCGGCGACTCGCCCGACGACGAAGATCAAGATCAGGATCAAGACAGCAGAGCTGGCGACGCCAGCCCGAAAGGCCAGGACCAGGCCAACCAGGCCAATCTGCAAAAGCGCCAGCAAGCCCTCCGCGATCGCCTTGATAAGCTTCAGAAACGCCTCGACCAAGCCGGACAAGGCGAACCCGGCCTTGATGATGCAAAAAAGGCGATGGGCGAGGCGGAAAAGGCGCTGGAACAGGGATCGCGCGGCAATGATCAAGCGGTGGACGCGCAAGGACGCGCCATAGACGCGATGCGCGAGGGCGCCCAAAAGCTCGCTGAATCCATGCAAGGCAAAGGCCAGGGCGAGCCTTCCGACCAGGAGGGAGAAGGCGAGGGGCAAGGAGAGGGCGATGGCGGTCAAGGCGCCAAAGGCCAGTTCGGCGAAGGCGGCGCCGATCCGCTTGGCCGTCCGACCGGAGGCGATCGCGGGTTCAACCCGAGCGCCCGTTACGATCCGCTGGGGGTTCCGGCGGCGCAGCGCGCTCAGCGCGTGCTCGAGGAATTGCGCCGTCGCCTTGGGGAACCCTCGCGTTCTCGCGACGAGATCGATTATCTCGAGCGTCTGCTGCGGCGCTATTAG
- a CDS encoding twin transmembrane helix small protein, giving the protein MHALGNLLVAVAIGAVFVVLLMGFVNMMRGGSPNVSQKLMRWRVGLQFVAIIVIIGVLWFRS; this is encoded by the coding sequence ATGCACGCCTTAGGCAATCTTCTCGTCGCCGTCGCCATAGGCGCGGTCTTCGTCGTCCTCCTCATGGGTTTCGTCAATATGATGCGCGGGGGCAGCCCCAATGTGTCGCAGAAACTCATGCGCTGGCGCGTTGGTTTGCAGTTCGTCGCCATCATCGTCATCATCGGCGTTCTATGGTTTCGCAGTTGA
- a CDS encoding cob(I)yrinic acid a,c-diamide adenosyltransferase: MVVLNRIYTRTGDAGLTALGTGERRPKNDLRIEAYGSIDEANCAIGLARVSTSTDPQCARVDAMLLCIQNDLFDLGADLCMPETGQKRDYEALRIVQAQVDRLERKIDELNAELTPLLSFVLPGGSPAAAALHLARTITRRAERRLVSLSRTPGEGIGEPALKYVNRLSDFLFVAARYVNRKGEGDILWVPGQNR; encoded by the coding sequence ATGGTCGTTTTGAACCGCATTTACACTCGCACCGGAGACGCAGGCTTAACCGCGCTCGGAACCGGCGAGCGCCGCCCAAAGAACGATCTTCGCATAGAAGCCTACGGCAGCATCGACGAAGCCAATTGCGCCATCGGTCTCGCGCGCGTTTCGACCTCGACCGATCCGCAGTGCGCGAGGGTCGACGCCATGCTGCTTTGCATCCAAAACGATCTGTTCGATCTCGGCGCCGACCTTTGCATGCCGGAAACAGGGCAAAAGCGAGATTACGAGGCGCTGCGCATCGTCCAGGCGCAAGTCGATCGGCTCGAACGCAAGATCGATGAATTGAATGCGGAGCTTACCCCTTTGCTGTCTTTCGTGCTGCCCGGCGGATCGCCGGCGGCCGCCGCCCTGCATCTCGCCCGCACGATCACCCGCCGGGCTGAGCGGCGCCTTGTCTCCCTGAGCCGCACCCCAGGGGAAGGAATCGGCGAACCGGCGCTCAAATATGTCAACCGCCTATCCGATTTCCTGTTCGTCGCGGCGCGCTATGTGAATCGCAAAGGCGAAGGCGATATTCTATGGGTGCCCGGCCAAAATCGGTGA